In the Streptomyces fradiae ATCC 10745 = DSM 40063 genome, one interval contains:
- a CDS encoding ABC-F family ATP-binding cassette domain-containing protein has product MAANLVNVEAVSKVYGTRALLDGVSLGVSEGDRIGVVGRNGDGKTTLIRVLARLEEADSGRVTHSGGLRLGVLTQHDSLDPAATVRHEVIGDLADHEWAGSAKIRDVLTGLFGGLDLPGFPQGLDTVIGPLSGGERRRIALAKLLIAEQDLIVLDEPTNHLDVEGIAWLAAHLRARRSALVCVTHDRWFLDQVCTRMWDVQRGAVHEYEGGYSDYVFARAERERIAATEETKRQNLVRKELAWLRRGAPARTSKPRYRIEAANELIADVPPPRDTSELMRFASARLGKTVFDLEDVTVQAGPKVLLKHLTWQLGPGDRIGLVGVNGAGKTSLLRALAEASDTQGEKQPAGGRITVGRTVRLAYLSQDVAELPPALRVLEAVQQVRDRVDLGKGREMTAGQLCERFGFTKEKQWTPVGDLSGGERRRLQLLRLLMDEPNVLFLDEPTNDLDIETLTQLEDLLDGWPGSMVVISHDRFFLERTTDRTFALLGDATLRMLPRGIDEYLERRQRMVEAAVPAGTATAAAPAAASAKAEKAAKAASAADARAAKKELQRIERQLEKIAGRESTLHDHIAQNATDFAKVAKLDAELRELAAEREDLETRWLELADDA; this is encoded by the coding sequence ATGGCCGCGAACCTGGTCAATGTCGAGGCCGTCAGCAAGGTGTACGGCACCCGTGCCCTGCTCGACGGGGTGTCCCTCGGCGTGTCCGAAGGCGACCGGATCGGCGTCGTGGGGCGCAACGGCGACGGCAAGACCACGCTGATCCGCGTCCTGGCCAGGCTGGAGGAGGCCGACTCCGGCCGCGTCACCCACAGCGGCGGGCTCCGTCTGGGCGTGCTGACGCAGCACGACTCGCTGGACCCGGCCGCGACCGTGCGGCACGAGGTGATCGGCGACCTGGCGGACCACGAGTGGGCGGGCAGCGCCAAGATCCGCGACGTGCTCACCGGCCTCTTCGGCGGCCTGGACCTGCCCGGCTTCCCGCAGGGCCTGGACACGGTGATCGGGCCGCTCTCCGGCGGCGAGCGGCGCCGCATCGCGCTCGCGAAGCTGCTCATCGCCGAGCAGGACCTGATCGTCCTGGACGAGCCGACCAACCACCTGGACGTGGAGGGCATCGCCTGGCTGGCCGCGCACCTGCGGGCCCGCCGCTCCGCGCTCGTCTGCGTCACCCACGACCGCTGGTTCCTCGACCAGGTGTGCACCCGCATGTGGGACGTCCAGCGCGGCGCGGTCCACGAGTACGAGGGCGGCTACTCCGACTACGTCTTCGCGCGCGCCGAGCGGGAGCGGATCGCCGCGACGGAGGAGACCAAGCGGCAGAACCTGGTCCGCAAGGAGCTGGCCTGGCTGCGGCGCGGCGCCCCGGCCCGCACCTCGAAGCCCCGCTACCGCATCGAGGCGGCGAACGAGCTGATCGCGGACGTGCCGCCGCCGCGCGACACGAGCGAGCTGATGCGCTTCGCGTCGGCGCGGCTCGGCAAGACGGTCTTCGACCTGGAGGACGTGACCGTCCAGGCCGGGCCGAAGGTGCTGCTGAAGCACCTGACGTGGCAGCTCGGTCCGGGCGACCGGATCGGCCTGGTCGGGGTGAACGGCGCGGGCAAGACGTCGCTGCTGCGCGCCCTCGCCGAGGCGTCGGACACCCAGGGCGAGAAGCAGCCCGCCGGGGGCCGGATCACGGTCGGCCGGACCGTGCGCCTCGCCTACCTGTCGCAGGACGTGGCGGAGCTGCCCCCGGCGCTGCGCGTCCTGGAGGCGGTGCAGCAGGTCCGCGACCGCGTGGACCTCGGCAAGGGCCGGGAGATGACGGCGGGCCAGCTCTGCGAGCGGTTCGGCTTCACCAAGGAGAAGCAGTGGACGCCGGTCGGGGACCTGTCCGGCGGTGAGCGCCGCCGCCTCCAGCTGCTGCGGCTGCTGATGGACGAGCCGAACGTCCTGTTCCTCGACGAGCCGACCAACGACCTGGACATCGAGACGCTGACGCAGCTGGAGGACCTCCTCGACGGCTGGCCCGGCTCGATGGTCGTCATCTCCCACGACCGGTTCTTCCTGGAGCGGACGACGGACCGGACGTTCGCGCTGCTCGGCGACGCGACGCTGCGGATGCTGCCGCGCGGCATCGACGAGTACCTGGAGCGGCGTCAGCGGATGGTGGAGGCGGCGGTGCCGGCCGGCACCGCGACGGCCGCCGCTCCGGCCGCCGCGTCCGCGAAGGCCGAGAAGGCGGCGAAGGCGGCCTCCGCGGCCGACGCCCGCGCGGCGAAGAAGGAACTCCAGCGGATCGAGCGGCAGCTGGAGAAGATCGCGGGCCGCGAATCGACCCTGCACGACCACATCGCCCAGAACGCCACGGACTTCGCCAAGGTGGCGAAGCTCGACGCGGAGCT
- a CDS encoding lipoprotein: MLVTRGADRGRGWAVSRGADGGVSRGADGGADRRRDPDRSVRRGTGRGAGRSAGRGAVAVAAAVLLAAGCGSGGESARTDGAASGGSSPSAPASSPAPASSPAPAAVAPAAKGGTVGAAGSACPLPVAFDVAAEWQPKKVEPVGDPDLAELNELLKQGPFTMACEIDAKPAGRIGFLRVWTGGGGTGAGRGGGAAPRAALESFVTADDDAPSSAVYRDVRVGADGAVSATEVTYVVTSALLGERKPVRALAVATPRGPVVLELGGMDGEEHMAMLPAWELAKRSLTAAGG, from the coding sequence GTGCTGGTGACGCGGGGTGCGGACCGGGGGCGGGGCTGGGCCGTGAGCCGGGGCGCGGACGGGGGTGTGAGCCGGGGCGCGGACGGGGGTGCGGACCGCCGCCGGGACCCGGACCGGAGCGTGCGCCGGGGCACGGGCCGGGGCGCGGGCCGGAGCGCGGGCCGGGGCGCGGTGGCGGTGGCCGCGGCGGTGCTGCTGGCGGCGGGCTGCGGCTCGGGCGGGGAGTCCGCCCGTACGGACGGGGCCGCGTCCGGGGGGTCCAGCCCCTCCGCCCCGGCGTCGTCCCCGGCTCCCGCGTCGTCACCGGCCCCGGCCGCCGTGGCGCCCGCGGCGAAGGGCGGGACGGTCGGGGCGGCCGGGTCGGCGTGCCCGCTTCCGGTGGCGTTCGACGTGGCCGCCGAGTGGCAGCCGAAGAAGGTCGAGCCGGTCGGGGACCCGGACCTGGCCGAGCTGAACGAGCTGCTCAAGCAGGGCCCGTTCACCATGGCCTGCGAGATCGACGCCAAGCCGGCCGGGCGGATCGGCTTCCTGCGGGTGTGGACCGGCGGGGGTGGGACCGGGGCCGGACGGGGCGGGGGCGCCGCGCCGCGCGCCGCGCTGGAGTCGTTCGTCACGGCCGACGACGACGCGCCGTCCTCCGCCGTCTACCGCGACGTGCGGGTGGGCGCGGACGGCGCCGTCTCGGCGACGGAGGTGACGTACGTGGTCACCAGCGCCCTCCTCGGCGAGCGGAAGCCGGTGCGCGCGCTGGCCGTGGCCACGCCGCGCGGGCCGGTCGTGCTGGAGCTGGGCGGCATGGACGGCGAGGAGCACATGGCGATGCTGCCCGCCTGGGAACTGGCGAAGAGGTCCCTGACCGCGGCCGGTGGCTGA